One window of the Rhizorhabdus dicambivorans genome contains the following:
- the istA gene encoding IS21 family transposase — MKRVELYQKVRRAVLIDGMSRRAAARYFGINRKTVDKMLCFPEPAAHGRSGQTYSRKLSGFTDIIDQILVDDRKVHIKQRHTAARIFERLRDEHGFTGGITIVRDYVAGAKLRSREVFIPLSHKPGHAQVDFGEADGIIDGKLVRFHYFCMDLPHSDAPFVKAYPAEVAEAFCEGHVAAFAFFGGIPQSILYDNTKLAVAQILGDGKRERSRMFSTLQSHYLFEDKFGRPGKGNDKGKVEGLVGYSRRHFMVPRPEAPSFDALNARFVEQCMERRQAILRGHERSIGDRLVADLAAFMPLPAVPFDPCHMVTGRASSMSLVRYRTNDYSVPTAYAHQEVVIKGYVDRVAIICGGELIAVHPRSYEREDFIANPLHYLALLEQKPRALDQAAPLDGWVLAEPMHRIRRLMEARSGKEGRREFIQVLRLCERFEQSLVEWAVARALEMGAISFDAIKMIALARLEQRVPRLDLQFYPHLPRANVGRTDPRTYMGLLSQAGTPATGVAA, encoded by the coding sequence AGAGTGGAGCTTTATCAGAAGGTCCGCCGCGCCGTGCTGATTGACGGGATGAGCCGTCGCGCTGCCGCCCGGTATTTTGGGATCAATCGCAAGACCGTCGACAAGATGCTGTGCTTTCCAGAGCCAGCAGCGCACGGCCGGAGCGGGCAAACCTACAGCCGCAAGCTGTCCGGATTTACCGACATCATTGACCAAATCCTGGTGGATGACCGCAAGGTTCACATCAAACAGCGACACACTGCCGCGCGTATTTTCGAGCGTCTGCGCGATGAACATGGCTTCACCGGCGGCATCACCATTGTTCGCGACTATGTGGCGGGCGCCAAGTTGCGCAGCCGCGAGGTGTTCATACCATTGAGCCACAAGCCGGGGCATGCGCAGGTGGATTTTGGTGAGGCGGACGGGATCATCGACGGCAAGTTGGTGCGGTTCCACTATTTCTGCATGGACCTGCCGCACAGCGATGCGCCGTTCGTTAAAGCCTATCCTGCCGAGGTGGCTGAGGCATTTTGCGAAGGGCACGTGGCGGCCTTTGCCTTCTTCGGCGGCATCCCGCAGTCGATCCTGTATGACAACACCAAGCTGGCAGTGGCGCAGATCCTGGGCGACGGGAAGCGCGAGCGCAGCCGGATGTTCTCGACCCTCCAGAGCCATTACCTGTTCGAAGACAAATTCGGGCGCCCCGGCAAGGGTAACGACAAGGGCAAGGTCGAGGGGCTGGTCGGTTATTCCCGGCGCCACTTCATGGTGCCGAGGCCAGAGGCGCCCAGCTTTGATGCGCTGAACGCGCGCTTTGTCGAACAATGCATGGAGCGACGACAGGCCATCTTGCGCGGGCATGAGCGCAGCATCGGTGACAGGCTGGTGGCTGATCTGGCGGCCTTTATGCCGCTACCGGCGGTGCCGTTCGATCCCTGCCATATGGTGACGGGGCGGGCCTCGTCGATGTCGCTGGTGCGCTATCGTACCAATGATTATTCGGTGCCGACGGCCTATGCCCACCAGGAGGTCGTAATCAAAGGCTATGTCGATCGGGTTGCGATCATCTGTGGCGGGGAGCTGATCGCAGTGCATCCGCGCAGCTATGAGCGGGAGGACTTCATTGCCAACCCGCTGCACTATCTGGCGCTGTTAGAACAGAAACCCCGCGCGCTTGATCAGGCAGCGCCGCTCGATGGCTGGGTGCTGGCTGAACCGATGCATCGCATCCGACGACTGATGGAGGCGCGCAGCGGCAAAGAGGGACGGCGCGAGTTCATCCAGGTGCTGCGGCTATGCGAACGCTTCGAGCAGTCCCTGGTGGAATGGGCAGTGGCCCGCGCGCTGGAGATGGGGGCAATCAGCTTCGATGCGATCAAGATGATCGCGCTGGCCCGCCTCGAACAGCGTGTGCCGCGCCTCGATCTGCAATTTTACCCGCATTTGCCGCGCGCGAATGTCGGGCGTACCGATCCGCGCACCTACATGGGCCTGCTCTCGCAGGCAGGCACTCCAGCGACGGGAGTGGCAGCATGA
- a CDS encoding cistern family PEP-CTERM protein has protein sequence MRRVKLAIAAAMLAAAMGAPASSAVIVNASNVGYNFTIDYTGQVGGSTTNLVGGLGNFIFNGVTNSGLTYNFSYAITNDSSVSSRLTSFGFDVSPDATGAGSTGFFSSTNFNNNFPEGFGKVDVCFEADSNGNCTGGSGGLIQNQTGNGTFALTFSQVMNQVTLEDFVTRFQSINPTVNGSSSGIGVGALVSGGGGGTPITAPEPGTWLMLLVGFGLVGGIMRRRDSVALYPQAA, from the coding sequence ATGCGTCGTGTGAAACTGGCCATTGCGGCCGCTATGCTGGCTGCAGCCATGGGCGCACCGGCCTCTTCAGCCGTCATCGTGAATGCGTCCAATGTGGGCTATAATTTCACGATCGACTATACGGGTCAGGTTGGTGGGTCGACCACGAACCTGGTTGGCGGTCTTGGCAATTTCATCTTCAACGGGGTCACCAACAGCGGGCTGACCTATAATTTCAGCTACGCGATCACGAACGACTCGAGCGTCTCGTCGCGCCTGACCTCGTTCGGCTTCGATGTGAGCCCCGATGCGACCGGCGCCGGTTCGACGGGATTTTTCTCGAGCACCAATTTCAACAATAATTTCCCCGAGGGCTTCGGCAAGGTCGACGTCTGCTTCGAAGCGGACAGCAACGGCAATTGCACCGGCGGGTCGGGCGGCCTGATCCAGAACCAGACCGGCAACGGCACCTTCGCGCTGACCTTCTCGCAGGTGATGAACCAGGTCACGCTCGAGGATTTCGTCACCCGCTTCCAGTCGATCAACCCGACCGTGAACGGCAGTTCGTCGGGCATCGGCGTCGGCGCGCTGGTCAGTGGCGGGGGCGGCGGCACGCCGATCACCGCGCCCGAGCCCGGCACCTGGCTGATGCTGCTCGTTGGCTTCGGGCTGGTCGGTGGCATCATGCGCCGCCGCGACAGCGTCGCCCTCTACCCCCAGGCGGCCTGA
- the istB gene encoding IS21-like element helper ATPase IstB → MPLPAIEAEPTSVPPAVLLANHLKALKLPTFVREYEKVAFEAAQDRADYPRYLLRLCELERIDRERRMVERRIRMARFPHTKSFDTFDFAAQPSLNKALVLELARGEWIERRRNVIALGPSGTGKTHTALALGLAACQKGHSVAFTTAAALVHDLMEARDERRLRSLQKHLASVKLLILDELGYVPFTAVGGELLFEVLSQRYERGSTLITSNLPFDEWTSVFGSERLTGALLDRLTHHVHILEMNGDSFRLASSRKRQKDKGEDK, encoded by the coding sequence ATGCCGCTGCCAGCCATCGAGGCCGAACCCACCAGCGTGCCGCCCGCTGTACTACTGGCCAACCATCTCAAAGCGCTCAAGCTGCCCACCTTTGTGCGCGAGTATGAGAAGGTCGCCTTCGAGGCCGCGCAGGATCGGGCCGATTACCCCCGCTATCTGCTGCGCCTGTGCGAACTTGAACGGATTGATCGCGAGCGCCGGATGGTGGAGCGCCGTATCCGCATGGCTCGCTTCCCGCACACCAAGAGCTTTGACACCTTCGACTTTGCAGCCCAGCCATCACTGAACAAGGCCTTGGTTCTGGAACTGGCGCGCGGTGAATGGATCGAGCGGCGGCGTAATGTCATTGCGCTGGGCCCCAGCGGCACCGGTAAGACCCACACCGCCCTCGCGCTAGGACTGGCTGCGTGCCAGAAAGGGCACAGCGTGGCCTTCACAACGGCCGCGGCGTTGGTCCATGACCTGATGGAGGCTCGCGACGAGCGTCGCTTGCGCAGCCTGCAAAAGCATCTGGCATCTGTAAAGCTGCTGATCCTCGACGAGTTGGGATATGTACCATTCACCGCCGTGGGCGGCGAGTTGCTGTTCGAGGTACTCAGCCAGCGCTATGAACGCGGCAGCACGCTGATCACCAGCAATCTGCCCTTCGATGAATGGACATCGGTGTTCGGCTCCGAACGCCTGACCGGCGCCCTGCTCGACCGGCTGACACACCACGTCCACATTCTCGAGATGAATGGTGACAGCTTCCGTCTCGCCAGCAGCCGCAAGCGCCAGAAGGACAAGGGGGAGGATAAATGA
- a CDS encoding fumarylacetoacetate hydrolase family protein, whose amino-acid sequence MAHHFYGQGQDGYAPMGPCIVTRDEIPDPQTLDLHLAVNGVEKQRSNTSYMLFKVDELIADISRGITLEPGDIIATGTPDGVGAGRDPQQWLWPGDVVEAGIDRIGMIRHPVVAV is encoded by the coding sequence GTGGCGCACCATTTTTATGGGCAGGGGCAGGATGGCTACGCGCCGATGGGGCCGTGCATCGTCACCCGCGACGAGATACCCGATCCCCAGACGCTCGACCTTCATCTGGCCGTGAATGGCGTCGAGAAGCAGCGTTCGAACACCAGCTATATGCTGTTCAAGGTGGACGAGCTGATCGCCGACATCAGCCGCGGCATCACGCTCGAGCCCGGCGACATCATCGCCACCGGTACGCCCGACGGGGTCGGCGCCGGGCGGGACCCGCAGCAATGGCTGTGGCCCGGCGACGTGGTCGAAGCCGGGATCGATCGCATCGGCATGATCCGTCACCCCGTGGTCGCGGTCTGA
- a CDS encoding ParB N-terminal domain-containing protein, which translates to MGVQVRELPPGLKQQVQERERARRKGRADEVTLQSVAYTARNDLAPLLKLEERRLADLKAAGRRVRKSEADQVERVMNAMKVLGYIVPIIINASCQRRDKNGPGTGLKWGQLV; encoded by the coding sequence ATGGGAGTTCAGGTTCGAGAGCTGCCGCCAGGGCTGAAGCAACAGGTCCAGGAGCGCGAACGCGCACGCCGCAAGGGTCGTGCAGATGAGGTCACTCTTCAGTCCGTCGCATACACCGCCCGCAACGATCTGGCACCCCTCCTGAAGCTCGAGGAGCGGCGTCTGGCAGACCTGAAGGCTGCCGGGCGGCGGGTGCGTAAGAGTGAAGCCGACCAGGTCGAGCGCGTGATGAACGCCATGAAGGTGCTCGGCTATATCGTGCCGATCATCATCAACGCCAGCTGTCAACGCCGGGATAAAAACGGGCCAGGCACCGGTTTAAAATGGGGCCAGTTGGTTTGA
- a CDS encoding YdcH family protein: protein MMTWRLYRLTELHQRIDSALRDERRRPFPDSLQLMRLKRLKLSIKDRLERLMRRR from the coding sequence ATGATGACCTGGCGGCTCTATCGCCTTACCGAACTCCACCAACGGATCGACAGCGCGCTCCGCGACGAGCGGCGGCGCCCGTTTCCCGACAGCCTGCAGTTGATGCGGCTCAAGCGGCTGAAGCTGTCGATCAAGGACCGGCTGGAGCGCCTGATGCGACGACGCTGA
- a CDS encoding PRC-barrel domain-containing protein: protein MTAPFSEAAPPTDGTSEHRLILASRVNDTPVFNKAGDRMGHVDDLSIEKESGRVIYGIMSFGGFLGIGEKFHPVPWSMLTYDPERAGFVVPLDTSALEGAPYYDRTELASLGGATPHSYDRQIFDYYGPYGPLPYW, encoded by the coding sequence ATGACCGCACCATTTTCGGAAGCCGCCCCCCCGACCGACGGGACCAGCGAACATCGGCTGATCCTGGCCAGCCGAGTCAACGACACGCCGGTGTTCAACAAGGCCGGCGACAGGATGGGCCATGTCGACGATCTGTCGATCGAGAAGGAGAGCGGCCGGGTGATCTATGGGATCATGTCGTTCGGCGGCTTTCTGGGCATCGGTGAGAAATTCCACCCCGTGCCGTGGTCGATGCTGACCTACGACCCCGAACGCGCCGGCTTCGTCGTGCCGCTCGATACCTCGGCCCTGGAAGGCGCGCCCTACTACGACCGGACCGAACTCGCCTCGCTCGGCGGCGCCACGCCCCACAGCTACGACAGGCAGATCTTCGATTATTACGGCCCCTATGGTCCGCTGCCCTACTGGTGA
- a CDS encoding alpha/beta fold hydrolase, producing the protein MTSFRVERFETPDGLTLVADVGGPEGAPSVVLLHGGGQTRHSWAGTMGQLVDQGYRVINVDARGHGDSDWAPDGEYRFTTQAGDLMAILAKVGRPVALVGASMGGATSFYAVGSHAEPIADALVLVDIVPRPAEGGARRIHAFMNANPDGFASVEEAADAVSAYYPERPRPKDVSGLRKNLRLRDGRYYWHWDPRILEMTQQAEPPHFSDELIRVAPCVTLPTLLVRGGKSDVVDDAGVAEMLRLVPHTEIFDVAGAGHMVAGDRNDPFSAGMIAFLGRHIPPR; encoded by the coding sequence ATGACCAGCTTTCGCGTCGAGCGTTTCGAAACCCCGGACGGATTGACCTTGGTGGCCGATGTCGGGGGGCCTGAAGGCGCGCCTTCGGTTGTCCTGCTGCACGGCGGCGGCCAGACCCGGCACAGCTGGGCGGGGACGATGGGGCAGCTTGTCGATCAGGGTTATCGCGTCATCAATGTCGACGCGCGGGGCCATGGCGACAGCGATTGGGCGCCGGACGGCGAATATCGCTTCACCACCCAGGCGGGCGACCTGATGGCGATATTGGCGAAGGTCGGCCGGCCCGTGGCCCTGGTCGGTGCGTCCATGGGGGGAGCGACCTCCTTTTACGCGGTCGGCAGCCATGCCGAGCCGATCGCCGACGCCCTGGTTCTGGTCGATATCGTGCCGCGCCCGGCCGAGGGCGGTGCGCGCCGCATCCATGCCTTCATGAACGCCAACCCCGATGGCTTCGCTTCGGTGGAGGAGGCGGCCGACGCGGTCTCGGCCTATTATCCGGAACGGCCGCGGCCCAAGGATGTCAGCGGGCTGCGCAAGAATCTGCGGCTGCGCGACGGTCGTTACTACTGGCATTGGGATCCGCGCATCCTCGAAATGACCCAGCAGGCCGAGCCACCGCATTTCTCGGATGAACTGATCAGGGTCGCCCCTTGCGTCACCCTGCCGACGCTGCTCGTCCGTGGCGGAAAGAGCGACGTCGTTGACGATGCGGGGGTGGCGGAGATGCTGCGCCTCGTTCCCCACACCGAGATATTCGATGTCGCGGGTGCCGGCCACATGGTCGCCGGCGACCGCAACGATCCTTTCAGTGCCGGAATGATTGCATTCCTCGGGCGGCACATTCCGCCGCGCTGA
- a CDS encoding exopolysaccharide biosynthesis protein — protein MSTSPQIATTARDACAVSPSSDTLLTDTLEVLASGCAGDCISIDDVTSALGSKCFAGLLFLLAAPNIFPTPPFVDIALSIPLMILSAQLAFGVRRPWLPAWLLRREVATERFAAIAGRLSPVSRRVETVLKRRIAPLTGILGHRLIGLACLALAIMLALPIPFGNALPGAAIALFALGLLNRDGIAVLAGVAATLASGGVAAGLGYGAFRIGEWIAEALSFPI, from the coding sequence GTGTCCACCAGTCCCCAGATCGCCACCACCGCCCGTGACGCCTGTGCCGTTTCGCCGTCCTCCGACACCCTGCTGACCGATACGCTGGAGGTGCTGGCATCGGGCTGCGCAGGGGATTGCATCTCGATCGACGACGTGACCTCCGCGCTGGGGAGCAAATGCTTCGCGGGATTGCTGTTCCTGCTGGCCGCGCCCAACATCTTCCCGACCCCGCCCTTCGTCGACATCGCACTGTCGATCCCGCTGATGATCCTGTCGGCGCAGCTGGCCTTCGGCGTGCGCCGCCCCTGGCTGCCCGCCTGGCTGCTCCGCCGCGAAGTGGCGACCGAGAGGTTCGCCGCCATCGCCGGCCGCCTCTCCCCGGTCAGCCGCCGGGTGGAGACCGTGCTGAAGCGGCGGATCGCCCCGCTGACCGGCATATTGGGGCACCGGCTGATCGGCCTGGCCTGCCTCGCCCTGGCGATCATGCTCGCTTTGCCAATCCCGTTCGGCAACGCCCTGCCCGGCGCGGCCATCGCGCTGTTCGCGCTGGGCCTGCTGAACCGGGACGGGATTGCGGTTCTGGCCGGTGTCGCGGCCACGCTGGCCAGCGGCGGCGTGGCGGCGGGGCTGGGCTATGGCGCCTTCCGCATAGGCGAATGGATCGCTGAGGCCCTCTCCTTCCCGATATGA